Proteins encoded in a region of the Vicia villosa cultivar HV-30 ecotype Madison, WI linkage group LG5, Vvil1.0, whole genome shotgun sequence genome:
- the LOC131604570 gene encoding uncharacterized protein LOC131604570 has product MATENNLTTLIERIMANNGLNIGLRCPNYTSLVADYILQIELPRGTKVSKFTKFSGDTSESTVEHIAQYLTEASDLANSENLRIKYFPSSLTNNAFTWFTTLPPNSIDTWAHLERMFHEQFYMGQTKITKKARANKNYKKERVAYVEAEDVEIEAFDDSYGFDEVEIDLAELKEAPPYSSKLLTLSNGKNPVETDKNDKFPKKTYTFEVTKDLIQNAIKDGCLKFADKGRNNMKVDTNPLNFGETNYAELVDVNMVDVTETDITEGEMVSAGKKATESLSNNVIFNTEV; this is encoded by the exons ATGgcgacagaaaataacttaacaacCTTGATCGAAAGGAttatggctaataatggccttaatatTGGACTTCGATGTCCTAACTACACTTCCCTTGTAGCAGATTATATTTTGCAAATTGAACTACCAAGAGGCACCAAAGTGTCCAAATTTACGAAAttttcaggggatactagtgaatcgactgtggaacacatagcccAATATTTGACAGAGGCAAGTGATTTAGCGAATAGTGAGAACTTAagaatcaaatatttccctagttcattaACAAACAATGCATTTACATGGTTCACCaccttacctccaaattccatagatacTTGGGCTCATCTTGAGAGAAtgttccatgaacagttttacATGGGACAAAcgaagatta CTAAAAAGGCAAGAGcaaataaaaattacaagaagGAGAGAGTGGCCTATGTTGAGGCTGAAGATGTTGAAATTGAAGCCTTTGATGATTCATATGGCTTTGATGAAGTCGAAATAGATTTAGCTGAATTGAAAGAGGCACCTCCATATTCTTCTAAATTGCTCACTCTCTCTAATGGGAAAAACCCTGTCGAAACTGACAAAAATGACAAATTCCCAAAGAAAACATATACTTTTGAAGTCACCAA ggatctgatTCAAAATGCTATTAAGGATGGTtgtttgaagtttgctgacaaaggAAGAAACAACATGAAGGTTGATACTAATCCCCTCAATTTCGGTGAAACCAACTATGCTGAACTTGTCGACGTTAACATGGTGGATGTGACTGAGACTGATATCACGGAGGGGGAGATGGTTTCAGCAGGAAAGAaagctactgaaagcctaagtaACAATGTGATCTTCAATACTGAAGTTTAA